From one Brachypodium distachyon strain Bd21 chromosome 4, Brachypodium_distachyon_v3.0, whole genome shotgun sequence genomic stretch:
- the LOC112268846 gene encoding uncharacterized protein LOC112268846, translating to MEVEERRTMPKVEDDSTLPFLLDLLEDQIMKLQRVGARGLPRRIHWRTVLSEEERDASIIGHVHHALRHYNANDPGSDFEPVKPLMASYVGIRGEMWVHINFLARRIGGNKKRGPNCNPPVRHFFAELRYELLSTYTPTVETCTIIEVPNRQLKTKCAFCLEKFEIHHPLDGKFVCGKKRQFEQGLGVEYFTNLLDKPFTCRRSKA from the exons ATGGAGGTTGAGGAGCGGAGGACGATGCCCAAGGTGGAAGACGACAGTACGCTGCCTTTCCTGCTCGACCTGCTCGAGGACCAAATCATGAAACTACAACGTGTTGGCGCCAGGGGATTGCCTCGCCGGATTCATTGGCGCACCGTCCTCTCCGAAGA GGAACGCGACGCCTCCATCATCGGCCATGTCCACCACGCTCTCCGCCACTACAATGCCAACGACCCG GGCTCCGACTTCGAACCTGTAAAGCCGTTGATGGCTTCGTATGTGGGGATCAGAGGCGAGATGTGGGTCCATATCAACTTCCTGGCTCGGAGGATTGGTGGTAACAAGAAACGGGGACCCAATTGTAACCCTCCTGTCAGGCACTTCTTCGCTGAGCTGCGCTATGAGCTCCTCTCCACCTACACACCAACCGTCGAAACCTGCACCATCATCG AAGTTCCTAACAGGCAATTGAAAACCAAGTGTGCTTTTTGTCTCGAAAAGTTTGAGATTCATCACCCCCTCGACGGGAAATTTGTGTGCGGAAAGAAGCGCCAGTTTGAACAAGGTCTAGGAGTCGAATATTTCACCAACCTACTTGACAAGCCCTTCACATGCCGCCGGAGCAAGGCTTGA